A window from Rana temporaria chromosome 8, aRanTem1.1, whole genome shotgun sequence encodes these proteins:
- the LOC120946880 gene encoding trypsin-like isoform X2 gives MINNMKFLLICVLLGAAAALDDDKIVGGYTCGAYSQPWQVSLNSGYHFCGGSLINSLWVVSAAHCYKASMQVRLGEHNIAVSEGTEQFINSAKVIRNAAYNSRTLDNDIMLVKLASPATLNSYVKSVPLPGGCAAAGTNCVISGWGNTLSSGTNMPNLLQCVNAPILTSAQCSNAYPGEITGNMICVGYLEGGKDSCQGDSGGPVVCNGQLQGIVSWGYGCALRNYPGVYTKVCNYNSWIASTQAAN, from the exons CTGCCTTGGATGATGACAAGATCGTTGGAGGATATACCTGTGGCGCCTACTCTCAGCCCTGGCAGGTATCTCTGAACTCCGGATATCACTTCTGTGGTGGATCCCTCATCAACTCCCTGTGGGTGGTCTCTGCTGCTCACTGCTACAAGGC GAGCATGCAGGTCAGACTCGGAGAGCACAACATTGCTGTCTCTGAGGGCACCGAGCAGTTCATCAACTCTGCCAAGGTCATCAGAAATGCTGCATACAACTCCAGAACCCTGGACAATGACATCATGTTGGTCAAGCTGGCCTCTCCCGCCACCCTCAACTCCTACGTCAAGAGCGTGCCTCTGCCCGGTGGTTGCGCTGCTGCCGGCACCAACTGTGTGATCTCCGGATGGGGCAATACCCTTAGCAGTGGAA CCAACATGCCTAACCTCCTGCAGTGTGTGAACGCCCCCATCCTGACTTCCGCCCAGTGCAGCAACGCCTACCCCGGAGAGATTACCGGCAACATGATCTGCGTTGGCTACCTGGAGGGAGGCAAGGATTCCTGCCAG GGTGACTCTGGTGGCCCCGTGGTGTGTAACGGACAGCTCCAGGGTATTGTCTCCTGGGGATACGGCTGTGCCCTGAGGAACTACCCCGGTGTCTACACCAAGGTCTGCAACTACAACTCCTGGATCGCCAGCACTCAGGCTGCCAACTGA
- the LOC120946880 gene encoding trypsin-like isoform X1 — MKFLLICVLLGAAAALDDDKIVGGYTCGAYSQPWQVSLNSGYHFCGGSLINSLWVVSAAHCYKASMQVRLGEHNIAVSEGTEQFINSAKVIRNAAYNSRTLDNDIMLVKLASPATLNSYVKSVPLPGGCAAAGTNCVISGWGNTLSSGTNMPNLLQCVNAPILTSAQCSNAYPGEITGNMICVGYLEGGKDSCQGDSGGPVVCNGQLQGIVSWGYGCALRNYPGVYTKVCNYNSWIASTQAAN, encoded by the exons ATGAAATTCCTTCTGATCTGTGTGCTCCTCGGGGCAGCTG CTGCCTTGGATGATGACAAGATCGTTGGAGGATATACCTGTGGCGCCTACTCTCAGCCCTGGCAGGTATCTCTGAACTCCGGATATCACTTCTGTGGTGGATCCCTCATCAACTCCCTGTGGGTGGTCTCTGCTGCTCACTGCTACAAGGC GAGCATGCAGGTCAGACTCGGAGAGCACAACATTGCTGTCTCTGAGGGCACCGAGCAGTTCATCAACTCTGCCAAGGTCATCAGAAATGCTGCATACAACTCCAGAACCCTGGACAATGACATCATGTTGGTCAAGCTGGCCTCTCCCGCCACCCTCAACTCCTACGTCAAGAGCGTGCCTCTGCCCGGTGGTTGCGCTGCTGCCGGCACCAACTGTGTGATCTCCGGATGGGGCAATACCCTTAGCAGTGGAA CCAACATGCCTAACCTCCTGCAGTGTGTGAACGCCCCCATCCTGACTTCCGCCCAGTGCAGCAACGCCTACCCCGGAGAGATTACCGGCAACATGATCTGCGTTGGCTACCTGGAGGGAGGCAAGGATTCCTGCCAG GGTGACTCTGGTGGCCCCGTGGTGTGTAACGGACAGCTCCAGGGTATTGTCTCCTGGGGATACGGCTGTGCCCTGAGGAACTACCCCGGTGTCTACACCAAGGTCTGCAACTACAACTCCTGGATCGCCAGCACTCAGGCTGCCAACTGA
- the LOC120946874 gene encoding trypsin-like isoform X2, giving the protein MKFLLICVLLGAAAALDDDKIVGGYTCGAYSQPWQVSLNSGYHFCGGSLINSLWVVSAAHCYKASMQVRLGEHNIAVSEGTEQFINSAKVIRNAAYNSRTLDNDIMLVKLASPATLNSYVKSVPLPGGCAAAGTNCVISGWGNTLSSGTSMPNLLQCVNAPILTSAQCSNAYPGEITGNMICVGYLEGGKDSCQGDSGGPVVCNGQLQGIVSWGYGCALRNYPGVYTKVCNYNSWIASTQAAN; this is encoded by the exons CTGCCTTGGATGATGACAAGATCGTTGGAGGATATACCTGTGGCGCCTACTCTCAGCCCTGGCAGGTATCTCTGAACTCCGGATATCACTTCTGTGGTGGATCCCTCATCAACTCCCTGTGGGTGGTCTCTGCTGCTCACTGCTACAAGGC GAGCATGCAAGTCAGACTCGGAGAGCACAACATCGCTGTCTCTGAGGGCACCGAGCAGTTCATCAACTCTGCCAAGGTCATCAGAAATGCTGCATACAACTCCAGAACCCTGGACAACGACATCATGTTGGTCAAGCTGGCCTCTCCCGCCACCCTCAACTCCTACGTCAAGAGCGTGCCTCTGCCCGGTGGTTGCGCTGCTGCCGGCACCAACTGTGTGATCTCCGGATGGGGCAATACCCTTAGCAGTGGAA CCAGCATGCCTAACCTCCTGCAGTGTGTGAACGCCCCCATCCTGACTTCCGCCCAGTGCAGCAACGCCTACCCCGGAGAGATTACCGGCAACATGATCTGCGTTGGCTACCTGGAGGGAGGCAAGGATTCCTGCCAG gGTGACTCTGGTGGCCCCGTGGTGTGTAACGGACAGCTCCAGGGTATTGTCTCCTGGGGATACGGCTGTGCCCTGAGGAACTACCCCGGTGTCTACACCAAGGTCTGCAACTACAACTCCTGGATCGCCAGCACTCAGGCTGCCAACTGA
- the LOC120946874 gene encoding trypsin-like isoform X1 produces MKFLLICVLLGAAAALDDDKIVGGYTCGAYSQPWQVSLNSGYHFCGGSLINSLWVVSAAHCYKASMQVRLGEHNIAVSEGTEQFINSAKVIRNAAYNSRTLDNDIMLVKLASPATLNSYVKSVPLPGGCAAAGTNCVISGWGNTLSSGTSMPNLLQCVNAPILTSAQCSNAYPGEITGNMICVGYLEGGKDSCQGDSGGPVVCNGQLQGIVSWGYGCALRNYPGVYTKVCNYNSWIASTQAAN; encoded by the exons ATGAAATTCCTTCTGATCTGTGTGCTCCTCGGGGCAGCTG CTGCCTTGGATGATGACAAGATCGTTGGAGGATATACCTGTGGCGCCTACTCTCAGCCCTGGCAGGTATCTCTGAACTCCGGATATCACTTCTGTGGTGGATCCCTCATCAACTCCCTGTGGGTGGTCTCTGCTGCTCACTGCTACAAGGC GAGCATGCAAGTCAGACTCGGAGAGCACAACATCGCTGTCTCTGAGGGCACCGAGCAGTTCATCAACTCTGCCAAGGTCATCAGAAATGCTGCATACAACTCCAGAACCCTGGACAACGACATCATGTTGGTCAAGCTGGCCTCTCCCGCCACCCTCAACTCCTACGTCAAGAGCGTGCCTCTGCCCGGTGGTTGCGCTGCTGCCGGCACCAACTGTGTGATCTCCGGATGGGGCAATACCCTTAGCAGTGGAA CCAGCATGCCTAACCTCCTGCAGTGTGTGAACGCCCCCATCCTGACTTCCGCCCAGTGCAGCAACGCCTACCCCGGAGAGATTACCGGCAACATGATCTGCGTTGGCTACCTGGAGGGAGGCAAGGATTCCTGCCAG gGTGACTCTGGTGGCCCCGTGGTGTGTAACGGACAGCTCCAGGGTATTGTCTCCTGGGGATACGGCTGTGCCCTGAGGAACTACCCCGGTGTCTACACCAAGGTCTGCAACTACAACTCCTGGATCGCCAGCACTCAGGCTGCCAACTGA